From Pseudoleptotrichia goodfellowii, a single genomic window includes:
- a CDS encoding bleomycin resistance protein — protein sequence MKYNDLIPEMVVSDIEKSKEFYINHLGFKIEYEREEDKFVFLSLNEIQLMLEQGTDEELSMMKYPFGNGVNFSFGVENVEKIYKKLKEKNYPIKRDIEKRYFRVNDQILTPTEFSILDPDGYYIRITD from the coding sequence ATGAAATATAATGATTTAATACCCGAGATGGTAGTATCCGATATTGAGAAATCTAAAGAATTCTATATAAATCATTTAGGATTTAAAATAGAGTATGAAAGAGAAGAGGATAAATTTGTTTTTTTATCATTGAATGAAATTCAGTTAATGTTGGAACAAGGTACAGATGAGGAATTGAGCATGATGAAATATCCATTCGGAAACGGAGTGAATTTTTCATTCGGTGTGGAAAATGTCGAAAAAATATATAAAAAACTGAAAGAAAAAAATTATCCTATTAAGAGAGATATTGAAAAAAGATATTTCAGAGTAAACGATCAGATATTAACCCCTACAGAATTTTCAATATTGGATCCGGACGGATATTATATCAGAATTACCGACTAG
- the rsmG gene encoding 16S rRNA (guanine(527)-N(7))-methyltransferase RsmG — protein sequence MKDHFENLLAETEIEAEEDKIEKMLRFLEFLYEKNKVMNLTAIRDKKEIMEKHFIDSLLLTKIIKEDEKKFIDVGTGAGFPGLVLSIYYPEKEFLLVDSVRKKVEFINEVIEKLYLKNVKTSSERAEELIKNKRESFDTALCRGVANLRIILEYMIPFLKINGRFLPQKQNLNEIEEAGNALKVLNAQLENVYKFNLPESNDDRIILEIKKMKKTDGKYPRKTGVPAKKPL from the coding sequence ATAAAAGATCATTTCGAAAATTTGCTTGCAGAAACTGAAATTGAAGCAGAAGAGGATAAAATCGAAAAAATGCTTCGATTTTTAGAGTTTTTATATGAAAAAAATAAAGTTATGAATTTGACAGCAATCAGAGATAAAAAAGAAATTATGGAAAAACATTTTATTGACAGCCTGCTATTGACAAAAATAATAAAAGAAGATGAAAAAAAATTTATAGATGTAGGAACCGGAGCGGGATTTCCGGGACTTGTTCTTTCCATATATTATCCTGAAAAAGAATTTTTACTTGTGGACTCTGTCAGAAAAAAAGTTGAATTTATAAATGAAGTTATAGAAAAGCTATATTTAAAAAATGTAAAAACCAGCTCTGAAAGAGCCGAAGAACTTATAAAAAATAAAAGAGAAAGTTTTGATACGGCTCTTTGCAGAGGGGTCGCCAATTTGAGAATTATTCTTGAATATATGATACCTTTTCTGAAAATAAACGGGAGGTTTTTACCTCAAAAACAAAACTTAAACGAAATTGAAGAAGCTGGAAATGCTCTAAAAGTATTAAACGCACAGTTGGAAAATGTATATAAATTCAATCTTCCGGAGAGCAATGACGATAGAATAATACTCGAAATTAAAAAAATGAAAAAGACAGATGGGAAGTATCCTAGAAAGACAGGGGTGCCTGCTAAAAAGCCTTTGTGA
- a CDS encoding ParB/RepB/Spo0J family partition protein, with amino-acid sequence MKLLKLPINKIITNPNQPRKYFDDEKMEELKESIKNNGLIQPIVVRKLESGKYEIIAGERRFRACRELGLESIEVLEINAGNSKSYEFSVLENIQRENLNPVEEAESYIMLMEVYGYTQEKLAEKLGKTRSSISNKTRILKLPEKVKEMVKKGELSYGHARTLLGINDTKEITDLAKKIIDKKYSVREVEKIVKKYSEKIEKKSEKKEKNNENVVKLNDKEVTENYDKYDENNDEKVFIEEKLREFFETKVSIKGDLQKQGKIEIDFFDYEDLSRIISLLNIEFE; translated from the coding sequence ATGAAACTACTGAAATTACCCATAAACAAAATAATAACAAATCCCAATCAGCCGAGAAAATACTTCGATGATGAAAAAATGGAAGAGTTAAAAGAATCTATAAAAAATAACGGTTTGATACAGCCTATTGTCGTAAGAAAACTTGAGTCGGGAAAATATGAAATAATCGCAGGTGAGCGTCGTTTTCGTGCATGCAGAGAACTCGGTCTGGAAAGTATAGAAGTTTTGGAGATTAATGCAGGAAATTCCAAAAGCTATGAATTTTCCGTTCTTGAAAATATTCAAAGAGAAAATCTTAATCCTGTAGAAGAAGCCGAATCGTATATTATGCTTATGGAAGTATATGGCTACACTCAGGAAAAACTGGCTGAAAAACTTGGAAAAACAAGATCATCCATTTCAAACAAGACAAGAATTTTAAAACTTCCCGAAAAAGTAAAAGAAATGGTAAAAAAAGGAGAACTTTCCTACGGACACGCCAGAACACTTTTAGGAATAAACGATACCAAAGAAATAACCGATCTGGCGAAAAAAATAATCGATAAAAAATATTCTGTAAGGGAAGTTGAAAAAATTGTAAAAAAATATTCGGAAAAAATTGAGAAAAAGTCTGAAAAAAAAGAAAAAAATAATGAAAATGTTGTAAAATTAAATGACAAAGAAGTTACTGAAAATTATGATAAATATGATGAAAATAATGATGAAAAAGTGTTTATCGAAGAAAAATTAAGAGAATTTTTTGAAACAAAAGTTTCTATAAAGGGAGATCTGCAGAAACAAGGAAAAATAGAAATAGATTTTTTTGATTATGAGGATCTTTCGAGAATAATAAGCCTTTTAAATATAGAATTTGAATAA
- a CDS encoding translocation/assembly module TamB domain-containing protein yields the protein MNNYLKRTLTVFVPLLMSLFLIKGYISTNNFKDNLGKILKSTGLNVEFDKVRLKGLSKIEIDNLVVKDQSGNAVIKAKKATATVNLLLPSRLARVDAYDGEVFLERYKNNKFNMFNILPPSDPNKKTVDRASRIGKIYVHNAVLHYSDTSFEQKISKDLTEVSGFLDVSKSRGFSLEAAGKGDGQEKISIKLGQLVNNFESLKSLFDTKKNTDKSKKEFNLGFVFENVNINEQLGQYVPLDMIKAKKGLLNGTLNLSDGNPEKKIRATGRLTVKNGTLSYDDYEGYIENADAVIDMKGNVITVDAVKMFNNDPLTFKLNADIDEGKLNIKLNAVNTPFEEISRYKLLKDVKATGNVTGNLNADVNTKTKETTLDGKFLSPGIKLGGYNFRDIKTGITMNKDQILTVENTSFNFDETIGGFKIKDYVSSKKFVYNVKEKNGNGDYTISNRGSDYEIAEINGTAKIDKNNTITGNFNSNKIDGNFVIEPSKKLMTVNADGKDYVAVKYGGQTYEVNPDVKNLVLNFGEKNILESGMINAKLKGGQNKYFDSINAKIDINKGAYNVNADINTGGQTIHAKGTTTKEMYHSYTITSAGKSTFDAAKLLRQYGYDLKGLDTAKLPIVLNAHISGKTDSLGGTYNIYSPFGRYIVEYEKLHAKGKIRNLLSLNLDVNATMEELWLGYQRFKNVTGELDIRNNILNIVDVHNGKLNAKGQYNLKTGKMNINSDLNDYVLYNTSKPEVNVYVDSMTMNLDGKLDNLSGNITLNPAKTTINSQYIGNTKGIIDIKNSVLSFRDFGLRENSVQGTYDLKTGLADISLNLNEPDVPKLFEFKDLTFGTFSVLNLKGDLNKFDLTGKIIFDNISYKGFKLPQVATQMEYSDGNVDKLFKYGTFDIEEFILLGDNGEELFKTNTKFDLENIDIDYKLENQKFTLDSVQDLKEKGYSGDIDLNFIFKGRPEDFFTDVKIDSEKLVLGGFPVNNLDIDIQANNKGLNIGQFYLEYENNPLLVNGYLDFMPIKYNMSVLAKDFNLAFLGVGKDIEKASGIANIDILFSNEQTTGKILLDNFYYKTKDKLTNVENINADINVMNRKLNINRLDGGYNGGTFKVEGDLDVPGVPADFMRTKRLELGKFELNADLNRVGVRYGKDIDLVLSGDVKFTENNLFGNLTVNSGEIRAIPSFGGDKSENLSAEAQEKKLKEKTIVEGIVEEVIDKIVKQYTVDINLQSTGDLKLNIPSISVANISLLKNIKGDVVGGSRIFYDAGDVNLLGSYTLKKGSFVLNNNKFNLKNVEIRFTDPLAKMSELNPFIVFEASSNIKGERIEISMNSYLKEANLTFKSESGLTKEQILSLLAFNETGKTGDNPNGSTQTETALIGSALNLALNQLIFSPVTDKIGETLGLTNVSVKTDFKKSEGTGKYSGATTLYIQDNIYKDKLFWNLEVKFPFQAKEKETNNSNPLGYNAWVNYNVAEGLELRLGGETVTKRNKDYINNGASIKNIKNEMNYYVGVDFSARADTFRDLIRKIFRKKKLDILTK from the coding sequence ATGAATAATTATTTGAAAAGAACTTTGACAGTATTTGTACCGCTTTTAATGTCTCTGTTTTTAATAAAAGGCTATATTTCTACGAATAATTTTAAAGATAATCTGGGAAAAATTTTGAAAAGTACCGGATTAAATGTAGAATTTGATAAAGTGAGACTCAAAGGACTCAGTAAAATAGAAATTGACAATCTTGTAGTAAAAGATCAGTCGGGAAATGCCGTGATTAAAGCAAAAAAAGCCACTGCAACTGTAAATCTTCTTCTTCCGTCGAGGTTGGCGAGAGTAGATGCTTATGACGGAGAAGTTTTTTTGGAAAGATATAAAAATAATAAATTTAATATGTTTAATATTTTACCTCCGTCGGATCCCAATAAAAAGACTGTAGACAGAGCGAGCAGAATAGGCAAAATTTATGTGCATAATGCTGTTTTACACTATAGTGATACGAGTTTTGAGCAGAAAATAAGTAAAGATTTAACCGAAGTTTCGGGATTTCTGGACGTTTCCAAGTCGAGAGGGTTTTCTTTGGAGGCGGCAGGAAAAGGAGATGGACAGGAAAAAATATCGATAAAATTGGGGCAGCTTGTAAATAATTTTGAATCTTTAAAATCATTGTTCGATACGAAAAAAAATACAGATAAAAGCAAAAAAGAATTTAATTTGGGCTTTGTATTTGAAAATGTGAATATAAATGAGCAGTTGGGACAATATGTCCCGTTGGATATGATAAAAGCAAAAAAAGGACTGCTCAACGGAACTCTTAACCTGAGTGACGGAAATCCTGAAAAAAAAATAAGAGCCACAGGAAGGCTCACAGTAAAAAACGGGACACTTTCTTATGATGATTATGAGGGATATATTGAAAATGCAGACGCTGTAATTGATATGAAAGGAAATGTTATAACTGTAGATGCCGTGAAAATGTTTAATAATGATCCTTTGACTTTTAAACTGAATGCCGATATTGACGAAGGAAAATTAAACATAAAACTGAATGCCGTAAATACTCCTTTTGAAGAAATTTCAAGATACAAACTTCTGAAAGATGTAAAAGCTACAGGAAATGTAACGGGAAATCTGAATGCCGATGTAAATACAAAAACAAAAGAAACAACATTGGACGGTAAATTTTTATCTCCCGGTATAAAACTGGGAGGATATAATTTCAGAGATATTAAAACCGGAATTACAATGAATAAAGATCAGATTTTAACAGTTGAAAATACAAGTTTTAATTTTGACGAAACTATAGGCGGCTTTAAAATAAAAGATTATGTAAGCAGCAAAAAATTCGTGTATAATGTAAAAGAAAAAAACGGCAACGGAGATTATACTATCTCAAACAGAGGTTCCGATTATGAAATTGCCGAAATAAACGGGACGGCAAAAATAGATAAAAACAATACAATAACAGGAAATTTCAATTCTAACAAAATAGACGGAAATTTTGTAATAGAGCCTTCCAAAAAACTGATGACTGTAAATGCCGACGGAAAAGATTATGTTGCGGTAAAATATGGAGGACAGACATACGAAGTAAATCCCGATGTAAAAAATCTTGTGCTTAATTTCGGAGAAAAAAATATACTGGAATCGGGAATGATAAATGCAAAACTTAAAGGCGGACAAAATAAATATTTTGACAGCATAAATGCAAAAATAGATATAAATAAAGGAGCATACAACGTAAATGCCGATATAAATACAGGCGGACAGACGATACATGCCAAAGGTACAACTACAAAGGAAATGTATCATTCATATACGATTACATCTGCAGGAAAATCGACTTTTGATGCAGCAAAATTATTAAGACAATACGGATATGATCTGAAAGGTCTTGATACAGCCAAACTGCCTATAGTGTTGAATGCACATATAAGCGGAAAAACCGACAGCTTGGGTGGGACATATAATATATACAGCCCTTTCGGTCGTTATATTGTAGAGTATGAAAAATTGCACGCTAAGGGAAAAATAAGAAATTTGCTAAGTCTAAACTTAGACGTAAATGCTACAATGGAAGAACTGTGGTTAGGATACCAGAGATTTAAAAATGTTACAGGAGAGCTGGATATAAGAAATAATATTTTAAATATTGTCGATGTTCATAACGGAAAATTAAATGCAAAAGGACAATATAATTTAAAAACAGGAAAAATGAATATAAATTCCGATTTAAATGATTATGTTCTTTACAATACTTCCAAACCTGAAGTCAATGTCTATGTAGACAGTATGACAATGAATCTTGACGGAAAACTTGACAATCTTTCGGGAAATATAACTTTAAATCCTGCAAAAACAACTATAAATTCTCAATATATAGGCAATACAAAAGGTATTATAGATATAAAAAACAGTGTTCTCAGTTTCAGAGATTTCGGATTGAGAGAAAACAGTGTTCAGGGGACATACGATTTGAAAACGGGACTTGCTGATATATCTCTTAATTTAAATGAACCTGATGTACCTAAACTCTTTGAATTTAAAGATCTGACATTCGGAACTTTTTCGGTTTTAAATTTAAAAGGGGATTTGAACAAATTTGATTTGACCGGAAAGATAATTTTTGATAATATAAGTTATAAGGGATTCAAATTACCTCAAGTTGCAACTCAAATGGAATATTCTGACGGAAATGTAGACAAACTCTTTAAATACGGTACATTTGATATAGAAGAGTTTATACTTCTCGGAGATAACGGCGAAGAACTGTTTAAAACAAATACTAAGTTTGATTTGGAAAATATAGATATAGATTATAAACTGGAAAATCAGAAATTTACTTTGGATTCGGTTCAGGATTTGAAAGAAAAAGGATATAGCGGAGATATTGATTTAAACTTTATTTTTAAAGGAAGACCTGAAGATTTCTTTACCGATGTGAAAATAGATTCTGAAAAGCTGGTACTTGGAGGCTTTCCTGTAAATAATCTTGATATAGATATTCAGGCTAATAATAAAGGACTTAATATCGGACAGTTTTATCTTGAATATGAAAACAACCCTTTACTTGTAAACGGTTATCTGGATTTTATGCCGATAAAATATAATATGTCCGTTTTGGCAAAAGACTTTAATCTGGCATTTTTAGGAGTGGGTAAAGATATAGAAAAAGCAAGCGGAATTGCCAATATAGATATTCTGTTTTCAAACGAACAGACTACAGGAAAAATACTGCTGGATAATTTTTACTATAAAACAAAAGATAAACTTACAAATGTCGAGAATATAAATGCTGACATAAATGTTATGAACAGAAAACTTAATATTAACCGTCTTGACGGAGGATATAACGGAGGAACTTTTAAAGTCGAAGGAGATCTTGATGTTCCTGGTGTTCCGGCCGACTTTATGAGAACTAAAAGGCTCGAGTTGGGGAAATTCGAGTTAAATGCCGACTTGAATAGAGTAGGAGTGAGATACGGAAAAGATATAGATCTTGTTTTAAGTGGAGATGTTAAATTTACCGAAAATAATTTATTCGGTAATCTGACTGTAAATTCGGGCGAAATAAGAGCAATACCGAGTTTCGGAGGCGATAAAAGCGAAAACCTTTCTGCCGAAGCTCAGGAAAAGAAATTAAAAGAAAAAACAATAGTGGAAGGTATAGTAGAAGAAGTAATAGATAAAATTGTAAAACAATATACTGTAGATATAAATTTGCAGTCAACGGGAGATTTGAAATTAAATATTCCGAGTATAAGTGTGGCAAATATAAGTTTACTTAAAAATATAAAAGGAGATGTAGTCGGAGGAAGTAGAATTTTCTATGATGCCGGAGATGTAAATCTTTTAGGAAGTTATACATTGAAAAAAGGATCGTTTGTACTCAATAATAATAAATTTAATTTGAAAAATGTGGAAATAAGATTTACAGATCCGTTGGCTAAAATGTCGGAATTGAATCCTTTTATAGTTTTTGAAGCAAGTTCAAATATAAAGGGTGAAAGAATAGAAATTTCCATGAACAGCTACTTAAAAGAGGCGAATTTGACTTTTAAATCCGAATCGGGTCTTACAAAGGAACAAATTTTATCATTGCTCGCTTTTAACGAAACAGGAAAAACAGGCGATAATCCTAACGGCTCGACACAAACCGAAACAGCATTAATAGGCTCTGCATTAAATCTTGCATTAAATCAGTTGATTTTTTCTCCGGTAACTGATAAAATTGGGGAGACGTTGGGACTTACAAATGTATCTGTAAAAACCGATTTCAAAAAGTCGGAAGGTACAGGAAAATATAGCGGAGCGACTACTTTATATATACAGGACAATATATACAAAGATAAATTATTCTGGAATCTTGAAGTGAAGTTTCCTTTCCAGGCAAAAGAAAAAGAAACTAATAATTCCAATCCTTTGGGATATAATGCGTGGGTAAATTATAATGTTGCTGAAGGACTTGAATTAAGACTCGGAGGAGAAACGGTTACTAAGAGAAATAAAGATTACATAAATAACGGTGCAAGTATAAAAAACATAAAAAATGAAATGAATTACTATGTCGGTGTTGATTTTTCAGCAAGAGCCGATACATTCAGAGATTTGATAAGAAAAATATTCCGTAAAAAGAAATTAGATATTTTAACTAAATAA
- a CDS encoding BamA/OMP85 family outer membrane protein — protein sequence MKRKIYALIVTAALFLSVNGLVMAEGKDLRVGTIQFSHLNQLPEDFLMEKLPVKSGETYSNKSLSDIYLALKRLSYISNVNVYPKVEGDTVNLVIEVDEAGNALELAQREESAQDLSVKTEFKVSSVDISGIKTLNKEDFLKDIPVKVGEYFTPQDAINGAAKIFQSGYFSSVDPKVDRKTDNTISILYVVEENPAVQNVTIKGNTLFTQDELVKALGLKQGEVLNGNLLDPDRNGIIRHYSQAGYSLARIETIAVSPSGDINIELTEGIVDSVSFKKVSSKKDNERTSESSANLRTKPYVFERSQAVKPGEVFETKNVEATIRELYRTGVFTSIEPVLSGKENDPNARVVEFLVEERPTTTINGSISYGTSVGLVGGIKLSDSNFLGKGQEAAFNIEASNKGDKTVELSLFDPWIRGTERVQGGGSIYWKESVDDDAASNEVEKVRKIGTRWTIGKGLNDKIFVRGSLRFDHYKEILGSKEINDKYNLVAVSPTLVYDSRDNAFAPTKGIYSTLSYEFGDLIRDSRKYSQFEADLRGYHRTFFKDKNVMAYRVVWGSTGSGTPEALRFSIGGAETLRGYDYGKYDGFNKFHATIENRTQVNKYIQLVAFFDIGNAWQNVTTVNGKKVYSPNRKDANGFKDLKKGVGIGVRLNTPIGPLRFDYGWPLDPEEKGGKKTGGKFYFSFGQTF from the coding sequence ATGAAAAGAAAAATTTACGCTTTAATAGTAACAGCTGCACTATTTTTGTCGGTAAACGGGTTAGTAATGGCTGAAGGTAAAGATTTGAGAGTGGGGACTATACAATTTTCACATTTGAATCAGTTGCCCGAAGACTTTCTTATGGAGAAATTACCTGTAAAATCGGGAGAAACATATTCGAATAAAAGTTTGAGTGACATATATCTGGCTTTGAAAAGACTGAGCTATATCTCAAATGTAAATGTATATCCTAAAGTTGAAGGAGATACTGTAAATCTTGTAATAGAAGTAGATGAAGCGGGGAACGCTCTTGAGCTTGCTCAAAGAGAAGAATCTGCTCAGGATTTGAGTGTGAAAACGGAATTTAAAGTATCAAGTGTTGATATATCGGGTATAAAAACTCTTAATAAAGAAGATTTTTTGAAGGATATACCGGTTAAAGTGGGAGAATACTTTACTCCTCAGGATGCTATAAATGGAGCTGCAAAAATTTTCCAATCGGGATATTTTTCAAGTGTAGATCCTAAAGTTGACAGAAAAACAGACAATACTATTTCCATATTATATGTAGTGGAAGAAAATCCGGCAGTACAAAATGTTACAATAAAAGGAAATACATTATTTACTCAGGATGAGTTGGTTAAAGCTTTAGGATTAAAGCAGGGAGAAGTGTTAAACGGAAATCTTCTTGATCCGGACAGAAACGGAATTATAAGACATTACAGTCAGGCAGGATACTCTCTTGCGAGAATAGAAACAATAGCAGTAAGTCCTTCGGGGGATATTAACATAGAATTGACAGAAGGAATAGTGGATTCGGTTTCATTTAAAAAAGTATCTTCCAAAAAAGATAATGAAAGAACGAGTGAATCTTCAGCTAATTTGAGAACAAAGCCTTATGTGTTTGAAAGATCTCAGGCTGTAAAACCGGGTGAAGTTTTTGAAACTAAAAATGTAGAAGCTACTATAAGAGAACTTTACAGAACAGGTGTATTTACATCAATAGAACCTGTATTAAGCGGAAAAGAAAATGATCCTAATGCGAGAGTAGTAGAATTTCTTGTAGAAGAAAGACCTACAACTACTATAAACGGAAGTATATCTTACGGTACATCTGTAGGACTTGTAGGAGGAATTAAACTTTCAGACTCGAACTTCCTTGGAAAAGGACAGGAAGCCGCTTTCAATATAGAAGCATCAAATAAAGGAGATAAAACTGTTGAATTAAGTTTATTTGATCCTTGGATAAGAGGTACGGAACGTGTTCAGGGCGGAGGCTCCATATACTGGAAAGAAAGTGTTGACGACGATGCTGCATCAAATGAAGTTGAAAAAGTTAGAAAAATCGGTACAAGATGGACTATAGGAAAAGGATTGAATGATAAAATATTTGTAAGAGGTTCGTTAAGATTTGATCATTATAAAGAGATTTTAGGGTCTAAAGAAATTAACGATAAATATAATCTTGTAGCAGTTTCTCCGACACTTGTATATGATTCGAGAGACAATGCTTTCGCACCGACTAAAGGTATTTATTCTACATTGTCTTATGAATTCGGAGATTTGATAAGAGATTCAAGAAAATACAGTCAGTTTGAAGCTGATTTGAGAGGCTACCACAGAACATTCTTCAAAGATAAAAACGTAATGGCATATAGAGTAGTTTGGGGATCCACAGGAAGCGGAACTCCCGAAGCATTGAGATTCAGTATAGGAGGAGCCGAAACATTAAGAGGATATGATTACGGTAAATATGACGGATTTAATAAATTTCATGCAACAATAGAAAACAGAACACAAGTTAATAAATATATTCAATTAGTGGCATTTTTCGATATAGGTAATGCATGGCAGAATGTTACTACTGTAAACGGTAAAAAAGTATACTCTCCTAACAGAAAAGATGCAAACGGATTTAAGGATCTTAAAAAAGGTGTAGGAATCGGAGTAAGATTAAACACACCTATCGGACCATTAAGATTTGATTACGGTTGGCCTCTTGATCCTGAAGAAAAAGGCGGAAAGAAAACAGGAGGAAAATTCTACTTCAGTTTCGGTCAGACATTCTAG
- the lpxD gene encoding UDP-3-O-(3-hydroxymyristoyl)glucosamine N-acyltransferase, translated as MYNIKDVAKLINGDIKGNDSLSFIGLSPFFQAKENEITFAADEKMLKKIEECKAGAVIVPFVEGLPENKTYIVVKNNPRELMPILLSYFKPEIKPFEKSREDSAQISEGANISPINTYIGHNVKIGKNTVVYPNVSIFEGAEIGDNCIIYSNVTIREFTKIGNGSIIQPGAVIGSDGFGFIKVNGNNVKIEQIGKVIIEEEVEIGANTCVDRGTIGDTVIKKGTKIDNLVHIAHNDIIGENCFIVAQTGISGSVEVGNNTTLAGQVGVAGHLKIGNNVVIAARSGVTNNVPDGKQMSGYPLRDHMEDLRIKMAMGKVPELVKKFRKFEKEMGKD; from the coding sequence ATGTATAATATTAAAGATGTAGCAAAATTAATAAATGGTGATATAAAAGGGAATGATAGTCTGAGTTTTATCGGGCTATCCCCTTTTTTTCAAGCAAAAGAAAATGAAATTACTTTTGCAGCCGATGAGAAAATGTTGAAAAAAATAGAAGAGTGTAAAGCAGGAGCGGTTATTGTTCCTTTTGTTGAAGGATTGCCCGAAAATAAAACTTATATAGTTGTAAAAAATAATCCGAGAGAATTGATGCCTATTCTTCTTAGTTATTTTAAACCCGAGATAAAACCCTTTGAAAAATCAAGAGAAGATTCTGCACAAATTAGTGAAGGTGCAAATATATCTCCGATAAATACTTACATCGGTCATAATGTGAAAATAGGTAAAAATACTGTAGTCTATCCTAATGTTTCCATATTTGAAGGAGCTGAAATAGGAGATAACTGTATTATTTACTCCAATGTTACAATAAGAGAGTTTACGAAAATAGGAAACGGATCTATAATACAGCCAGGGGCAGTTATAGGATCGGACGGATTCGGATTTATAAAAGTAAACGGAAATAATGTGAAAATCGAGCAGATAGGAAAAGTTATAATAGAAGAAGAAGTCGAAATAGGTGCAAATACCTGTGTAGACAGAGGTACTATAGGGGATACGGTTATAAAAAAAGGAACTAAAATAGATAATCTTGTCCACATAGCTCACAATGATATAATCGGAGAAAATTGCTTTATTGTAGCACAGACGGGTATTTCTGGAAGCGTAGAAGTAGGTAATAATACTACTCTTGCAGGACAGGTCGGAGTAGCAGGGCATCTGAAAATAGGAAATAATGTTGTAATTGCTGCAAGATCGGGAGTTACAAATAATGTTCCCGACGGAAAACAAATGTCGGGATATCCTTTGAGAGATCATATGGAAGATTTGAGAATAAAAATGGCAATGGGAAAAGTTCCCGAATTGGTTAAAAAGTTCAGAAAATTTGAAAAAGAAATGGGAAAAGACTGA
- a CDS encoding DUF4878 domain-containing protein: MKKLLLGVLMFILVISCGEKPETVVSKFIDNIKEKKFDEASKYSVNKDFRKDLKLEYNNKMQQLFFETLFENIKYEIVGKEKQGDMTIVTVSVENVDVQKVFLMIYQALLKDTFSENSAPNIEDEFKKILESKDVPKQKNTTKFVVVKTKEGNKVNVTAENIDVLFGKINTTFSNLNTLGADTDDENDTQVRQEGPSAGKDQKLTEPKLDNNK, encoded by the coding sequence ATGAAGAAATTGTTATTGGGCGTTTTGATGTTTATTTTGGTGATCAGTTGCGGTGAAAAACCTGAAACTGTAGTATCAAAATTTATAGACAATATAAAAGAAAAAAAGTTTGATGAAGCTTCAAAATATTCCGTAAATAAAGATTTTAGAAAAGATTTGAAATTGGAATATAATAATAAAATGCAGCAGCTTTTTTTTGAAACTCTATTTGAAAATATCAAATATGAAATAGTAGGTAAAGAAAAACAGGGAGATATGACAATAGTTACAGTTTCGGTTGAGAATGTAGATGTTCAGAAAGTATTTTTAATGATATATCAGGCATTATTAAAAGATACATTTTCTGAAAACAGTGCACCGAATATAGAAGATGAATTTAAAAAAATACTTGAGTCAAAAGATGTACCGAAACAGAAAAATACTACAAAATTTGTAGTTGTAAAAACAAAAGAAGGAAACAAAGTAAATGTAACAGCTGAAAATATAGATGTATTGTTCGGGAAAATAAATACAACGTTCTCCAATTTGAATACTTTGGGAGCGGATACTGATGATGAAAATGATACACAGGTTCGTCAGGAAGGACCGAGTGCAGGGAAAGATCAGAAATTGACCGAGCCGAAGTTGGATAATAATAAGTAA